A stretch of the Ipomoea triloba cultivar NCNSP0323 chromosome 16, ASM357664v1 genome encodes the following:
- the LOC116007952 gene encoding uncharacterized protein LOC116007952 → MEAANAFANLSLAELGEEETVQQLDGISLRQPEPEIVYLAVGRLVTAKPIRFHFFKDTMASIWQPVMGMNVMELKPRLYLFRFFHKKELDRIIDDGPWMYEQSLLLLKKLEPHEDPEAVTLSHADFWIQIHGLPVGCRSEAVLQAIGQFVGGLIKMDEKNFDGSLRAFYRIRVALNVSKPLKKGMRLKKDDGEWFTILFQYERLPTFCFLCGMIGHGEKQCAKWLEEGEQQKEKPFSPSLRAGTRRNIPTSGEQWIAPDTYADRKLWRASGKETAMDNSAEKVVVGDSRRDTILNPSNYVSHNTINNTFFKESGKQNIGTHISGDVEMGTPDTTSALEASTAGGKGGNNNGGNPPPGSNQPTQPFSCNNIENKEAQKNKGKEKVQTTLTTTIVTQMVENANDGILDVVDQKRQRVGEYGSGSGMDTMAMDVETLGSKNGDAAGLAMQARPEL, encoded by the coding sequence ATGGAAGCAGCAAATGCATTTGCCAACCTCTCTCTTGCCGAACTAGGTGAGGAGGAGACTGTACAACAGTTAGATGGAATCTCCCTACGTCAGCCAGAGCCAGAAATCGTATACCTTGCAGTTGGCAGACTTGTCACAGCAAAACCGATTAGATTCCACTTCTTCAAGGATACAATGGCATCAATATGGCAACCTGTAATGGGGATGAATGTGATGGAGCTAAAGCCCAGGCTCTACCTTTTTCGGTTCTTTCACAAGAAGGAATTAGATCGTATTATTGACGATGGCCCATGGATGTATGAACAAAGTTTACTGCTGCTGAAGAAACTAGAGCCACATGAAGATCCTGAAGCAGTTACTTTGAGCCATGCTGATTTTTGGATTCAAATCCACGGCCTTCCGGTGGGATGCCGTTCGGAGGCAGTACTGCAAGCAATAGGACAGTTTGTAGGCGGACTGATAAAAATGGATGAAAAAAATTTCGACGGTTCGCTACGAGCTTTCTACAGAATTCGGGTGGCCCTAAACGTCTCAAAACCGTTGAAGAAAGGAATGCGGTTGAAGAAGGATGATGGGGAATGGTTCACTATTCTCTTCCAGTATGAGCGTCTACCTACATTCTGCTTCCTATGCGGAATGATAGGGCATGGCGAGAAGCAATGTGCGAAGTGGCTGGAGGAAGGAGAAcagcaaaaagaaaaaccatTCAGTCCATCATTACGAGCAGGAACCCGGCGAAACATCCCTACGTCCGGTGAACAGTGGATCGCTCCGGATACCTATGCCGACAGGAAATTATGGAGGGCCTCGGGAAAAGAAACGGCAATGGACAATAGTGCGGAAAAAGTGGTGGTGGGGGACTCGAGGAGAGATACCATACTTAATCCCAGCAACTATGTTTCCCACAATACAATAAACAATACTTTTTTCAAGGAAAGTGGGAAACAGAATATAGGCACCCATATTTCAGGGGATGTAGAGATGGGCACGCCAGATACCACTAGCGCCTTGGAAGCCAGTACTGCAGGCGGTAAGgggggaaacaacaacggtggTAATCCACCACCTGGTTCAAACCAACCTACCCAACCTTTTTCATGCaacaatattgaaaataaagaagcacAAAAGAACAAAGGCAAAGAAAAAGTGCAGACCACATTGACGACTACTATAGTAACCCAGATGGTTGAAAATGCCAATGATGGTATACTGGATGTGGTTGATCAGAAACGGCAAAGGGTGGGCGAATATGGAAGTGGCAGTGGCATGGATACTATGGCTATGGACGTGGAAACCTTGGGGTCAAAAAACGGGGATGCGGCGGGACTTGCTATGCAAGCCCGCCcagaattatga